The stretch of DNA tatatatatatatatatatatattgaataagaGTGTCTATACACTACTTTTTGGTGAATCGTGAGGTTGATGTTGATTTTGGGCACAGACTGTATAGGGATTTTTGAATCTTGGCCAATGAGTTTGCAGGCTTCGGTTAGGAGGAGGCGGCTatcatttaacaaaaaataaagagaataatGGAActgatctaattttttttttattttttatatgtatttatttaacGAGATGGAGACTTGTGTGGGAGGTTGAAAGAAGATCTTTTTGTTTGATTACACCTCAACCACCAGTCTTTATTGTGGCGACATTAATTTAAAGAGTTTTATTATGTATAAGTAAATTTACGTGCTaatctgtatattaatattattgtcttaataaattttcttttttcttttctctctctctggctcCAATTTCTCAGTTTGCTAAATCTCTTAAGTTAATGtatcacatcttatataattttttacttaaataatctaataattatttaagatatatgGTATTATATAATAGACATGACtaaatataaatctaaaatacatatatacacatgaacTAGCTAGCCAGCCTTGGGTTATGGTGGTAATTGTAAAGAGGCATTCTCAATCTCCCCCCACGTTAAAATGAATGTTACTTAGCCCACATACAGAATGCGGacaaaacttcataaaaaagaCTTGTTGGGATGATTAGATTTTTCCGATGCTCAATGCTACAAAATGAAGAGAAAGGAATATTCAATCATTTCTAGGTATCGATGCTCATGGACCCCCACACTCTTGGCTACAATGTTTCTAGCAGTCATATTGGGTCCAAatcaattttgaatttgaattcgACAATTTTGATAGATTGAATGTGCCAAAACTTTTAGATATTTGAGGAGAAGGCCATGCAAAGGAAAGAAAGTCATAATTAAATCACTGGGACTGTATgtaatgagtaattttatacatcagttactatttattttcatatcctatacttataatttttttttcataaggtgagagtattttttatgGGTAGTGATAGActtactacctatctactacccaTCTATTACttatagtgtttttatttttttatcattttattttaagtatttttttaacattcttaatcattaagaaaaaattaaaaaaatatatacacttactaattatcactttcttaactattaagtaaaataaaaaattataaaaaaatcaaatacaaaaaaagtagtaaatgagtagtaagagagtagtaaccctatcattttccattttttatggATGTGGAAGTacttttcataagatgtggggTGTAGAGtagtgaatagtgattgatatataaagtttttcatatgcaaaaaCAAATTACACTCAATTGTCTCATTTGGATggtgaaaatgttttatctcacttcatcattacaattttatcaatttttcacgtaaaatataataaacaattcaaccttttcaattttcataataataataatattaaaaataatattctaataatattttattcaacttttgacttttatcttaacttactatccaaacaataCCTTAATTGTATGGTCCTTTATCATCAAAGCTAAGGCTAATCGAAAAATTATCGACGGATTAATTACGATTAATCGGCGATGCTAATTACCAATGCTTACCGGGGTCAATCATCGATTATCAACTGGTTAATGAGAGTTTACTGCCTCCTAATCCAAACCCTACCTCTGAATTActtttaatttgtattctcTGATCAAAATCAAGAAGGGAGAGCAGCGGTAGCAACCTGATGTGTAATTGTATGTTGAACACTGAGGAATCGGGCCTAAGCCCAATACTTATATTCAAGTTTGGGCTCGCTTGCATCTTGTAGTCCATATTCGGATATTCCCTGAAAATCAAAGTGAACACCTTTGAGttttctaattaataaaatcacccCATTTTTAAAATTAGCTGTTCATTTTGATTTCCCAAATTTTGCTTTTACGCCACTCCTTATGAAAAAGCATGTGCAGGCGCATGCTCTGGGACTCTGCCACCATAGCGCACGTTATTCAAACCTACGCACAATCTAGACAGTTCAACAAAGGGAAGCAGCTCCACGCCCAGTTAATATGCGCAGGTTACCCACTAAACACCTTCCTCACCAACCACCTCCTCAACATGTACTCCAAATGTGGTGAACTCGATCTTGCTCTGAAACTGTTCGACACAATGCCTCACAGAAATATGGTTTCTTGGACAGCAATGATCACTGGATTTTCTCAAAACAAGAGGTTTACAGAGGCATTAGAGATATTTTGCCTAATGCGGAATGCCTGTGAAAGCCCGACTCAGTTTGCATTTTCGAGTGTTGTTCGCGCTGGTGCTGCTCTTGGGTGGATTGAGTTTGGGAGGCAAATGCATTGCCTCTCGTTGAAATGTAGCTTTAGTTATGAATTGTTTGTGGGGAGTAATTTAGCAGACATGTATTCAAAGTGTGGTTCAATGGTTGAAGCTTGTAAAGTTTTTGAGGAGATGCCTTGTAAGGATGAGGTGTCATGGACCGCAATGATTGATGGTTATGCAAAAAATGGTGATTTTGAGGAAGCTTTATTAGCTTATAAGAGGATGATTAATGATGGACTTGTGATTGATCAGCATGTTCTTTGCAGTACTTTAAATGCTTGCGGGGCACTTAAGGCTTGTAAGTTCGGGAAGGTATTACATTCGAGTGTTGTGAAGTTGGGAATTGAATTGGATACTGCTGTAGGGAATGCCCTTACGAATGTTTATTTGAAAGTGGGAGATATGGAAAATGCTTTGAATGTGTTTGGGACTGAACCTGAGGGTAGAAATGTTGTGTCTTATACTTCCTTCATTAATGGGTATGTTGAGGCAAATCAGATTGAGAAGGCATTTGATGTTTTTTCTGAGCTGCGGATGCATGAAATTGAACCTAATGAGTATACTTTCTCTAGCTTGATCAAGGCGTGTGCTAACCAGGCTGCCCTTGAACAAGGAATCCAGCTCCATGCCCAagtgtttaaatttaatatggaCTCTGAGCCTTATGTTTCTTCAATTCTTGTTGACATGTATGGTAAATGTGGCTTACTTGATGATTCAATCAGGGTCTTTGAGGAGATTGGGGACCCAACTGAAATTGCATGGAATTCTTTGGTGAGTGTGTTTGCTCAGCATGGTTTAGGTAAAGATGCCATAGAAACTTTTGATAGGATGATTCAAAATGGGTTGAAACCAAATGGAATAACGTTTGTCAGTCTTTTAACAGCATGTAGCCATGCTGGACTAGCAGATGAAGGGTTGAAATACTTCCATTCCATGGAGAAGATTTATGGTGTAGTGCCTAGAGAAGAACATTATTCCTGTGTGATCGATTTACTTGGCCGATCTGGGAAACTTAAGGAAGCTGAAGAATTTATCAACACCATGCCAATTGAACCAAATGCTTTTGGATGGTGTTCATTCCTTGGGGCTTGCAGGACTTATGGTGACAAGGAGAGGGGCAAACTTGCAGCAGAGAAACTGATGAAACTTGAACCTGAAAATAGCGGGGCTCATGTTTTGCtttcaaatatatatgcaaagcAAAGGCAATGGGAAGACGTAAGGAGTTTAAGGAAGATGATGAGAGATGACAATGTGAAGAAATTACCGGGTTATAGTTGGGTTGATGTTGGAAACAAAACCCATATCTTTGGAGCTGAAGACTGGGCCCATCCTCGAAAGAAGGAAATATATGAAAAGCTTGACAGTCTATTCGATCAGATTAGAAAAGCTGGATATGTTCCTTACACAGATTCTATTCCATTTGATAtggataaaagtttaaaagagaaaattctTCATCATCACAGCGAGAGGATCGCTCTAGCATTTGCACTAATTAGCATTCCAGCCGGAAAGCCAATCATTGTGAAGAAAAACATAAGGGTGTGTGTGGATTGCCATTCTGCATTTAAGTGCATTTCCAAGGTGGTTGGGAGAAAGATTGTTCTCAGGGATAACAGCAGATTTCACCATTTTGCCGATGGGTTTTGTTCCTGTGGAGATTACTGGTAATGTTGGCTTGAGAGCTTGTCATGGCAATGCCCAGAATACGAGGTTGGTGGTCATGTGAAGGAGTTTTGGGAAACTACGGAGCCTCTCTTAACTGATTGCCGTACCATTTGAACTGGAGGCCCCATGCACAGATGATGAGCCACAGTTCTTGTTGGCAAttgattttttgataattagTCGTGGCAATAAATAGAAATACAAATGTAGATTAGATGGCCACCATGCGTTCTTAAAAAAACacgatttaaaaaaagaaaaaagatgaccACCATGCAGTGATGGGGGGCTAAAGCTTCAAAATCAAAGGGAAAGTAAGGACACGAATGACAATCAGGTCGTAGTTTGGATGACAAAGTTCCAAGTTCCTTTCCCACTCCACTCTATCACTCTGAGTCTCTGACAATAGAACATGTACCTTTTTGGCGGATTCAGAAATGCGAGATCTATGCCTTGTTTAGTTATGcagtttagataaaatgatatgaaatgttttattgaaattgaataaaatattgttagaatataattttttaatttgagatttgaaaatattgaattgtttattatattttgtttaagagtttgagaaatttataatgatgagaagagatgagataagatgattttgtgTATCTAAATCGGGCCGTACACTGCATAGAGAATTCCTTTATTATCTCTTCGAAAAAATaaacttctacttttttttctctgtttgttTTCCTCGTGTATCCAAGAAAAACAGATCTTGCAGAGCATTGTTCCAAGTGGaaatatttactaatattaGAGCTGTACAAATCTCGTATAatccttttgaaaatactgGAATTTGTGCATGCCTTGGATTCAATAGTACGCCTCGTTAAATAAATGCTTTTGACAGGTGAACGTATATGGCTTGgcttttgaaaaagattttagCTTAACGTCTGACAAGGGTCTTAGACGATTCCGAAAAACATAATTACAACATCAAAGCAATCTTCAACAATCAatgctttatttctttttaagcCGGTAACTTTATACAACCCCTTTATTAACAGAAATTCAAACACAATAAAAACCCAGAACTTGCACTGAGTCTTGGGCACTTGGCTATTAATCAGACAAGCTAATTTCTCAAAGCTAGAAACCACTATCAAAAAGAGTAGGAAGAGTATCAATAAACTACAAATGTGGACTTTGATTACCTAAGAaggaataaatagataaaaataaagggaatgaaagaagtttttttcatttttatgggAAATCCTAAACTCTTGGATAGCGTGAGCGTCCTTTCTTCTTTAGGAAGTCCGGAATTTCCACAGAACCACCATCAGTGAAAGAGGAGGGGGGTCGCCGATTAGTTCCACGGGGGATGTCTCCTTGTGCTAGGGGACTAGCCTGCATATTAATCATAACCCAGTCAGAGTTGACAattttgtgtttgtgtgtgtgtccGTGAGAGAGAGCCCGCCCCCGGGGGGGATGGGGCGTGTTGGGTTTTACCTGGTGGGGCTTCCCCTCACTGTCTGCTTGGCGTTTGAATCCAGTAGCAATTAAAGTTATACTGACCTGAATTATGAACCA from Juglans regia cultivar Chandler chromosome 4, Walnut 2.0, whole genome shotgun sequence encodes:
- the LOC109002430 gene encoding putative pentatricopeptide repeat-containing protein At2g01510, which translates into the protein MCRRMLWDSATIAHVIQTYAQSRQFNKGKQLHAQLICAGYPLNTFLTNHLLNMYSKCGELDLALKLFDTMPHRNMVSWTAMITGFSQNKRFTEALEIFCLMRNACESPTQFAFSSVVRAGAALGWIEFGRQMHCLSLKCSFSYELFVGSNLADMYSKCGSMVEACKVFEEMPCKDEVSWTAMIDGYAKNGDFEEALLAYKRMINDGLVIDQHVLCSTLNACGALKACKFGKVLHSSVVKLGIELDTAVGNALTNVYLKVGDMENALNVFGTEPEGRNVVSYTSFINGYVEANQIEKAFDVFSELRMHEIEPNEYTFSSLIKACANQAALEQGIQLHAQVFKFNMDSEPYVSSILVDMYGKCGLLDDSIRVFEEIGDPTEIAWNSLVSVFAQHGLGKDAIETFDRMIQNGLKPNGITFVSLLTACSHAGLADEGLKYFHSMEKIYGVVPREEHYSCVIDLLGRSGKLKEAEEFINTMPIEPNAFGWCSFLGACRTYGDKERGKLAAEKLMKLEPENSGAHVLLSNIYAKQRQWEDVRSLRKMMRDDNVKKLPGYSWVDVGNKTHIFGAEDWAHPRKKEIYEKLDSLFDQIRKAGYVPYTDSIPFDMDKSLKEKILHHHSERIALAFALISIPAGKPIIVKKNIRVCVDCHSAFKCISKVVGRKIVLRDNSRFHHFADGFCSCGDYW